aaccagagaaatataaatgttactttgatcaattttatttatatttctgactGCTCATATAAGCACTTGACTTTCTTTAAGCCAACTACATAGAGCTATTTTATGAATTAATTTGGCAATACCATACACCTGTGATACATGCACACACAACAGAGGTCTCGCaggtttttattaatatttatggaAGAGACaagatttttatttgtctttaacaAGTCAAGTTTCAGATTTTTACCCCCTTTTtccagatttgcattttaaaaaagatggTGAGATCAGGGTTCCTGAAGAAGACCaggtagaatatttgcatctcaaAGACACTGAAGTTGGTAACTAACTGGAGTTTGACTAGTCTGTCAAGACTTTTCCTAAGGGACTGGCTGATGGAATTGAAACAGCACTGTCTATTTTGATCTTTCATGAACACACAACACAAAATTCAAACCTCGGCCGCAAATGGAAGCCTCAAAATTCAAAGCAGGCACAAGTCAAAATTCAAAGTCAAAACAACAGCTTCCTAGTTCCACTAAGCCCAAGAAGCCTATCCAGTTGGTGCCTATCAAACAGGAACTCTCTCAGGGAGGAAGAGCCCCATGAAACTGGGGACTCTCCTGCCTCAGGGAGACCCCGGACAGGGTCGAAGGCGCCTCGGTGGTTACGCGTAAACTTACCCTAGTCCTGGCTGAGGAGCCGTGGTGTCCCTAGCCGCGTTCTCTTCTCTCTCGAGTTTCTGAGCAGCCGCAGGGTCAGATCAAGAtgggaaagaagaagggaaagacTCCTGACGCAAGGGGGCTTCAGCAGCTGCGGGGCCCCTTTTGCCCTGCTCTCCTCCTCCGGCCTCAGAGTCCCCGCCCTCAGTTACCGCAGCCGGGGTGGCTCACACACAGATGCGCTCCTCTCCTGTTCGGATTATTTCGGATTGTTTCGGATTGTTCCGGATTGCCCCGGAGATCTGGCCTCCTGGTCTCCCTGGACCCTCCGCTGTCCCAAGGGGAGGCTGGTACAGGCGTTGCCCTTTGAGTGACAGATCAAGCCGAGGTGTCCAGGggtaggaaagaggaaagaggattCAAGTCCTATGCTGAGTTGCCAAAGTTGTTGCCACAAAACTGACCTCTGCACCCGGAAACCCAGACTGAAACTCAGGGGCAGAACTGCGGGAGAAAAATAGCTCTATTGCTTTGCTaggcaaagggagtcacagcaggctcatgccttagagactgtgaacccgtcttgggaTTGGGGTCTTgaagttttatagaaaaaaatgaatggatcAGAAAAGGTGGTAACAATCAACGGCACTTTACAGGGCTGCTACATTCCTTTTAACCTCAGCCTCACAGGGGAACTGAGGAGGGTCTGTCCATTCTTATGAGATTTTTGGCCCATTACTCTTTTCCTGGAGCATAGCCTCTGGGTCAAAACTATTGTAAAGAATGTAAGGGAGAAGTCTGGGGGTTGCTTAGCACAAACTGCAGGATTTCTTAGGAAGAATCAGCAAACAGTTTTAGCATCAGAGAAGTTACTCCCTTGCCTAATCCTTCATAAACACACTCTGAATATGAGCATCTATTGTGATGTATTCACAAAATTGGTACATGGGACAATGGCATGCTGGTGGGTATAAAGATAATTTTCTTATCAGCTCAATTTACCTACTGATAAACTTGtggatgaaataaaatgaatttatagGTGAAATGCTATAAGGCAAAAtgaaagtcaaaaaataaaagatcagagggtgacagagaaaaataactttaataTGTTGATAATTATGGAATCCAGACAATGGGTATATGCCTGTTAATTAGTATGTCTTGTCTCCTTTTGTGAATGTTGAAAAATGCCACTTGAGAATTGTTTAAGAACCTAGATGACTAAATAATTTTCTGCAAAATGTGTCTACTTGTTGAGACCGAGATGACATCACTACTCATGACGGGTGACCTGTAAGACAAGCCCcgctgccctcttccctccgtcTGCCACTGAGTGAGCTCATGAGGGCCAGCTGTCCTCGCCTAATGACTTCAGAAATAGCTGACTTCTAACATGGCACGTAAATTAAGCCAGCTTAAGGATGCTCTCTCATCTTAGCCATCTTCTTCAATCTACATTTATCGTGAATAAAGCAACTATATTTACTTACCTGACTCAATTTTTTTGGAACTCATATGGAGGAAGTATGGGATTAAATAATACCAATTAGCAGCCATGTTATCATTTAGAAAACTAATACCATGGGTACTGCTTACATATAAGACCAAGCTGTGAGCCCAGAGGGTAAACCACACTTGTGTAGAAAATGATGTTGCACCCTTGATTTAAACAAGTCAGAAATCAGTGGTGTGACCACAGTTCTATAAACTGGTATCACTGAAGACTTGCTATTCAGATGGTAAACACTACACCCTTCATCTTAGCCATGGAGATAGCAACTCTCACATGGAGGAAATAACACAAAGACTAAATCTTaactaaaatgtgtgtgtgtgtgtgtgtgtgtatcctagaTTTAAATGGATGGATGAGTAGCCTGGGTTATGGCAGAATCACAAAATCAGAGAAgctaaatattttagaaatctgAGGTTAAACTGTAGCCATAGGGTTAGGACACCTGCTCAAATGCTTTTTTCGGCTTGAAATCTAGAAGGCCACTGAACATTTGTGGTCCCAGATGGGGACTGAACTTGGAGAACCTCTCTCTAAAGCACTCTTAGATTTtgagaatatgtgtatgttcaagtataactgaaaaattctgctctacactggaaattgactcaacattgtaaactgactataactcaataaaataaaataaaagattttgagAAATTCCTGCAGGACCTTCTAGTGTCTCAGTGGACTCACTTGAGAAGTCTTTGTCATAGGAGAACAGATGATCAGCGCCAAGAAAGTTCCTAGAGCCAGGCTTTTCTCAATGAGGTTGAAAATTCAAATTACAgaccactttttctttttccctcttttcttgcttttgcttcttttttcagtttctcttgcTCTTCAAGTCTGTATGTTGCTAATCTGGTTTTTTAATTTAGGTTATAGTTTTTATAGGATATTAACCCATTATAATAATTAATACCATTTATTATTACCACAGTATTAATACTATATGTGTATAAAAGCTCTTcattttatctttgtattttgtttatgTTACCTATCTTACTTAATTTTAGTACTGACAGATATTTCTTGGGCTGCTCCTTGAAATCCTCTTGATGCCTCTGGAGAAGTAGATCTATCAACAtgaataactacttccatttaaaatcagttaaactAGTTTTGATCCTAGATATGTCACTTGCTAGCAATAGttcacttttttaaacttttatttcccCACATTTTTCCAGTGTAAATTATGACTATAAATCACTTGTAATTCTCAGGTTTATCAGTATGTGAATTTTTAATCAGTGCTGATTTTACTCTATTTCATtcagatatataaaaatagacattttaacaGGGTAGTTCTTTCACCTTTGGTTCACAGATTAATGCCAAATgttactttgtattttttaatcttcacataaaaattctcatttttcattATCAGAAATATCAAAGCACCATGTTGAAAGATTATCTATTGCATAACCAATGTTTGTCTAGGTGCCAGGCATAAAGCATCCTACAGTGTGGCATATAAGACAGACTTCTCCAAGGCACTGACCATGTAGAGTAGAATCAGGACAAGTAAGCATGAAATTGGAGTTTGGAAAGAGACATGAGAGCAGCAGATAAGTGAGGACAAAGGGGTGGATGAGTACGACTAATCCAGGGCTCGGTGGTAGTGTTGGTGGAGGAGTAGGAATAAGGTCAGCAAAAGATTCCTTGTGTTAATGCCACATAAACTGGAGGACCCTGAGATCGGGTAGATGAAATGAGTGGAAAGTTTCTGTCTACAGGGCCCATGAGATGATCAGTAGCCTCAAGTAAGAGAGCAAGGATCAAAGGAAGTTTAAATATGCTGGACTACAGAAGTTCAAGTTGGTGAAGAATTTAATAAGTAACTAACTGCAGATCTTTCTTTGAAGGGTTATCAGTAggtacatattttaaattcttgaaatgactgaagttttcatttttaaaatgcaattcatTTAATTGAGACTTGTAGTCatataatattctgttttctttactcCACCTCCTGCATATTTGGCTTCCtggttatttatttatcactCTTCTAGCCCTATGGCTTTTCTTAGACTTGCTGCCACCTGTTTGCAATTTAGCACATTTATTGGTATATTGGTATCAATCTGTTACATGCAATTTCAATACAGATTTTAATCCTTTAACAGGAATCATCAATGCATTTCTCTCTTGATTTTAATTTAAGCCATGTTTCACTGGCgatttttaaataacttctaTATTGACTTGGatccattcaataaatatgtaagttATAATTTTAAAGCTTTGTCAGCAGTAAATACTTTTTTGAAATCCTAAATCTTTATACTTATTCctagttttaaaatacatattgggattttgagaatattttccttgctaCACTTAGAGATAGTATTCTTTCTAatactttttctctttgttttgttttaggtgtttttttctttttgaggactGATGTGCAATCCTTTCAGCAAGTGGAAAGGAAAGGTTGAGAGTAAGGTCATTCTTAGATATCCTGAAacaactgttttcattttttataaggGCTATAATTCTCAAAGAGGTTCATGTATAGGGGATAACAGTGGTGACTTGATCAGGGTCAGTACAGAATAAGAGACCAAATCTAGCTCAGGAAGAGACAAAATAGGATAGACTCAAAGATACTTGCTTAGGGATCCTGACTTCAGCATTCCCCTACTTCTTTGAGAGCAATATAATTCTTCTGGCTACGTCATTAAAGGCTTGTTTGACTTGTTTGTTCCTCAGACTGTAAATAAATGGGTTTAACATGGGGGAAATGGAAGTAGTGAGTATCGTTACTCTCTTATTAATGGttgtttcatattttgatgaAGGTTTGATGTAGACAAAGATGCAACTGCCACAGGTGATAGAAACCACAATAATGTGGGAAGAACAGGTGGAAAAAGCTTTTGTCCTTTGCTGGGCAGAAGGGAACCTTAGAATTGTTCTGATGATATACATGTAGGACAGAACCACACACAAGAGAGTCATAAGAAAGATCAACACAGAGCCAAAAATAACCATCTGCTCAATGAACCATGTATCTGAGCATGAAACCTTCAGGAGTGGATTAACATCACAGAAATAGTGATCGATGTTAGAGTCACAGAATTCCAGGTCCAGTCCCAAGCTAAGTGGTGGGAATATAATCAACAGAGTGGTCATCCAACAGCAGAAGATAAGCATTTTGCAGACCCTGTGGTTCATGATGGTCATGTAATGCAGGGGTTTGCAGATGGCTACGTAGCGATCAAAGGACATGGCGGCCAAGAGAAAAAATTCTGTTACTCCAAACACGTAAGTAAAAAATAGTTGGCTTATACAAGCATTATAGGTAATGGTCCTGTCACCTGTTGATACACTGTACAAGAATCTGGGAATACAGGCAGAAGTGAATGAGATTTCTAAGAAGGAGAAATTTTGTAGAAAAAAGTACATTGCAGTTTTAAGATGGGAATCCACTAATATAAGGATGATGATGGTCAGATTTCCAGTTACACTCAACATGTAGGTGATAAGTAGAAATACAAAAACCAGAATCTGCAGCTGTGGGTCATCTGTTAGTCCCAGGAGGATGAATGTGGTTACTGCTGTGTGGTTTCTCATTCCTGGCTCCTGACTTCCTCCCAGTCTGTGTGTAAAACTGAGGGAGGTAAGATCTGAGAAGAGGGTGAGAGAAATGTTTTACAATGAAGTTTGTTTAGAAAAGGCAAGTGATGTATCCTGTTTTActtgataataaatatttgtaaataattcgTGCTGTCAACTGTTGACATGTCATTTGATAGGTTAGAAACTTGTCTTTCAAGCATTTTTGACCACAATATATGGTAAGATACACAGTTTATATTGCAGTCCAGTatacatgcgcacacacacacacacacacacatacttacatATATCTGAAACAAAAGTTTCAATAAAATGCTAACCCTTAGATGCCCTGCTCTCTGATGTTTTCTAtagaatctataaaaatactgaatctctatgctgtacacctgaaactaatataatattgtaagtcaaccatagttcaattttaaaataaatactaatatCACCGAATTGGTTTTATAGTCTACTAAACAGTCATAAcctgcatttgaaaaaaatatttaattttggggaaatctttaaataatatagtccaaataaaacatagttttttccatgattttttttaaatgtatgctatTCTTTTAGTTTATACattcaaatagattttttcaGAGCACACTTGTTCCCTTAGTAGCAGTGAAATCATGAACTTAGGGTATCCGTTTTTCCTAAGAATTTTTCCCTTATTACTAACTGAAATTTTACACAGTTTAATTGTCTActtaaagcttttttttcctggataaaTTGAAAACCCATAAGGGTTTCTGTATCCATTTGCCAAAGCAGTTGAGGGCTCTGTTCTACTGCCGTGATGAAATTTATGCTTAATCTACAAAGGACAATTCCTGTATTAAACACTCCTTTTCTACATCTTTCCCACGGCTTTCTCGGTTTGCTTATGTCTTGTGTCATTTTCACTGAGTGTCCAATTTGGCACTCAATACAAAGAGCACTTTGACACATACCGAatttactaaatgaaaaaaatgttctgtaCACACTGAAGAATATTATTCTTAATCTTTATATTTCAACCAGAGATGTGTCTGACTGAAACACTCAGACTCTTTGTTATCAAGTCACTGATGTTCTCATCAGCTCTGTAAGTATTAAATACATTCGCCAATCTGACTTCCATCCTTAGTTTCtaataatttttctcttaaatctGGACTTCCACCGCTTTTGGTATGGCTTCTGAACAAACCACTCCACTGAAACTACACTTGacaatatttttttgtttctaaatgTTTGCTATAAAAAcagttcttttttaaatagaagttaagttgatttacaatgttgtgttagtttctggtgtacagcatagtgacccagttatatatatataactgctcttttagagcagtttcaggttcacaacagaattgagcagaaaatacagagtttgcacacagccctccccacccacacatatatactcccctgccctccacatccctcatcagtgtggcatgtttggtacaatcgatgaaccagcatgggcacattattatcaaccaaagtccgcagtttacattagggttcactcttgatgttgtacgttctatgggctttgacaaaagctaatgacatgtagccaccactatagtctcatacagaataatttcattcgttttcataataggttatcaCCACTTGGCCGTTTCAGTTGAAACTTGGCTGTTATTTCTTTAAGTTTCAATGGCACTTTTTATTGCATCTGGCACTGTCAATCACTCCTTCTACATATGTTGTTCTAGACACACTACTGCACAATATCCACACTCCTGGGACTGGTTTGGCCCTTCTGGCCTCTCCTGTACAGGTATCTCCTCCCCTCTTCATCTTTATGACATAGACATTGCTCACACTGAACTCTCTTCTCTGCTTACCTCTGTGTTCTTCCTGGAAATTGATTAAATCGCATAACttcaatttgtcatttaaaatttgatCATTTTTCAATATTGCATCTTTGACATGATCTCTTTAAATGTTAAACATCTTCACCTGGCAATTTCACACTCCCTCTAAGTGAACACGTTCATAATGGACTGCTTCCTCAGCCGCATCGCTGTTAGCCCCTTGCTCGGCTCCTTGTTCTCTGTACTAAAACCAAAAGCCAACATGGATTGTTCTATATCTACAACTGAGATCAAGCTATCATTCTCTTAGTGTAACCCTATCTTGAGACTCTACTGACACTGCAGGTACTTACACTTACATTTGCTGTTGCCCTGACTCAAACACGGGGAAGTTTTGTTAGTTAATTGCTTAGTTAGTTTTGTGATATTGGAGTTAAGAAGAGTGGCTCTAAAACACAGCATAGTGAGAGTCAGTTATCGTCACCCCATGCGGATGACCTGTCTGGAAAGTATTTTCATCTAACCGTTTGTGCTTTCCCCTCCTCCTGACTCCATCATTTGCTGATTCTAACCTACATCTGGGATCTACTGActtcttcct
The Vicugna pacos chromosome 12, VicPac4, whole genome shotgun sequence DNA segment above includes these coding regions:
- the LOC102533905 gene encoding olfactory receptor 6C2-like translates to MRNHTAVTTFILLGLTDDPQLQILVFVFLLITYMLSVTGNLTIIILILVDSHLKTAMYFFLQNFSFLEISFTSACIPRFLYSVSTGDRTITYNACISQLFFTYVFGVTEFFLLAAMSFDRYVAICKPLHYMTIMNHRVCKMLIFCCWMTTLLIIFPPLSLGLDLEFCDSNIDHYFCDVNPLLKVSCSDTWFIEQMVIFGSVLIFLMTLLCVVLSYMYIIRTILRFPSAQQRTKAFSTCSSHIIVVSITCGSCIFVYIKPSSKYETTINKRVTILTTSISPMLNPFIYSLRNKQVKQAFNDVARRIILLSKK